A region of Arabidopsis thaliana chromosome 5, partial sequence DNA encodes the following proteins:
- a CDS encoding Acyl-CoA N-acyltransferase with RING/FYVE/PHD-type zinc finger protein (Acyl-CoA N-acyltransferase with RING/FYVE/PHD-type zinc finger protein; FUNCTIONS IN: DNA binding, zinc ion binding; INVOLVED IN: regulation of transcription, DNA-dependent; LOCATED IN: nucleus; CONTAINS InterPro DOMAIN/s: AT hook, DNA-binding motif (InterPro:IPR017956), A.T hook-like (InterPro:IPR020478), Zinc finger, PHD-type, conserved site (InterPro:IPR019786), Zinc finger, PHD-type (InterPro:IPR001965), Zinc finger, FYVE/PHD-type (InterPro:IPR011011), Acyl-CoA N-acyltransferase (InterPro:IPR016181), Zinc finger, PHD-finger (InterPro:IPR019787); BEST Arabidopsis thaliana protein match is: RING/FYVE/PHD zinc finger superfamily protein (TAIR:AT5G36670.1); Has 30201 Blast hits to 17322 proteins in 780 species: Archae - 12; Bacteria - 1396; Metazoa - 17338; Fungi - 3422; Plants - 5037; Viruses - 0; Other Eukaryotes - 2996 (source: NCBI BLink).), which produces MLETNEQKGFDLNVCASIEDFSESDIKAEGETDSLVDGNVENVIEIKDKKKVIEREILITRRVLRSGSVARDLVNSDKHCKAVKRKGNVVSGGSSVDEVKEEVKQECVKSLVPEEIRGDDFRSEVKVESKDDRSDDGKEEKVQRKRGRPRKFGMSSQSDDNGLISNCKLRTSLGKKKELVGDDNVEKLVGGSCFNKEKAEVKLEHGEYAEDKEILGLDFRSQVKVEIKDDECGIVELHDEELQVKRKRGRPRKVQISSQSDESRPNTNCKLARTPELSSQSSVDRISLSRLRGRPPKTKETSVSLYIEKGPESNGRRMVRKRGRPPTPQKKRKSGMTDESDWKAKKRLKLCESPLESRHNNPLIDDERMIGEQRSKQTEAGGHSRSKSKKMLSDRILQLLLTAGWTVEYRPRNGRAYQDAVYLNPEGKTHWSVTKAYQVYKKQLESNPNDQKNSTTGSGFGLLPEEDLHLLERTIQKKRSDTGKQRSKLKDRDTNDILVSTKGTGKIKREEKHSRKRCTPSARSSLKDVDSKEDGYILFEGKRTMLGWMIDSTIVPLNGKVQCMDCKKTDILLEGIITKEGIRCNCCDEVFSVLDFEVHAGGNRNQPFKSLYLEGGNSLLQCLHESMNKQSESQLKGYHFVDFGSGDPNDDTCGICGDGGDLICCDGCPSTFHQSCLDIKKFPSGAWYCYNCSCKFCEKDEAAKHETSTLPSLSSCRLCEEKYHQACINQDGTVPGERSTDSFCGKYCQELFEELQLFIGVKHPLPEGFSWSFLRRFELPSEVADCDISEKIAYNAKMAVAFSVMDECFSPLVDHRSGVNLLQNIVYNFGSNFHRLDFSSFLTAVLERGDEIIAVASIRIHGNQLAEMPFIGTRYMYRRQGMCRRLMDGIESALGSLKVDKLVIPAVPELIDTWTSGFGFAPVNDSEKKTIKNLNLLVFPGVDMLGKSLVKEKITDSVVSSPNGLVLLAPEMTLPVDVEENKPEESKDSAHERNCATAGVESPSNPVDSCLKLTYVEEGDNDRESNLKLLDGSVEEKEDTKKLTDIDINSLPDEVDDSHADQSDTKEQEIDDKEDKTPLSDDGCEGKAEGTKESNQQPDSNKVDNSQPLGNGGTGEELGNRTLALKREVTPTLRASPRLIQRSWRTSRVNQKFTGTTNAVLLDSPHRCV; this is translated from the exons atgtTAGAAACTAACGAGCAAAAGGGTTTTGATTTAAACGTGTGTGCTTCAATTGAAGATTTCAGTGAGTCTGACATTAAGGCTGAGGGTGAAACTGATAGTTTGGTTGATGGTAATGTGGAGAATGTGATTGAGATTAAggataagaaaaaagtgattGAGCGTGAGATTCTCATTACGCGTAGGGTTCTTCGCTCAGGCTCTGTGGCAAGGGATTTAGTAAACAGTGATAAACATTGTAAGGCTGTGAAAAGGAAAGGAAATGTTGTTAGTGGTGGAAGTTCTGTTGATGAGGtgaaagaagaagtgaaacaGGAGTGTGTTAAGTCTTTGGTACCTGAGGAGATTCGTGGAGATGATTTTCGAAGTGAAGTGAAAGTGGAATCTAAGGATGATAGATCAGATgatggaaaagaagagaaagttcAACGTAAAAGAGGAAGGCCTCGAAAGTTTGGGATGAGCAGTCAATCTGATGATAATGGGTTAATCTCAAATTGTAAACTTCGGACATCTTTaggtaagaagaaagaactgGTAGGCGATGATAATGTTGAGAAACTTGTTGGTGGAAGCTGCTTTAACAAGGAGAAAGCAGAAGTAAAACTTGAGCATGGGGAATATGCTGAAGATAAAGAGATTCTTGGACTTGATTTTAGGAGTCAGGTTAAGGTTGAAATCAAGGATGATGAATGTGGGATTGTTGAGCTACATGATGAAGAGTTGCAAGTTAAACGTAAACGGGGAAGGCCTAGAAAGGTGCAGATCAGCAGTCAATCTGATGAGAGTCGCCCTAACACAAACTGTAAACTTGCGAGAACTCCAGAACTAAGTAGCCAGTCGAGTGTTGACAGAATTAGTTTGAGTCGTCTGCGTGGTAGACCCCCAAAGACCAAGGAGACCTCGGTTAGCCTTTACATTGAAAAAGGACCTGAGTCTAATGGAAGGAGGATGGTACGTAAGCGTGGAAGACCTCCAACACCACAGAAAAAGAGGAAATCGGGGATGACAGATGAATCAGATTggaaagcaaagaagagacTGAAACTTTGTGAGAGTCCGTTAGAGTCACGGCACAACAATCCTTTAATTGATGACGAAAGGATGATTGGCGAACAACGGAGTAAGCAAACTGAAGCTGGAGGACATTCGAGATCAAAGTCTAAGAAAATGCTGAGTGACAGAATACTGCAGTTACTTCTAACTGCTGGTTGGACTGTTGAATATAGGCCTCGAAATGGGAGAGCTTATCAAGATGCTGTGTATCTTAATCCAGAGGGAAAGACTCACTGGTCAGTGACTAAGGCTTATcaagtttataaaaaacaattggaAAGCAACCCGAATGATCAAAAGAACTCTACCACTGGTTCTGGTTTTGGCTTGCTACCAGAAGAAGACCTTCATCTATTAGAGAGAACAATTCAGAAAAAAAGGAGCGATACAGGTAAGCAAAGGTCAAAATTGAAGGACAGAGATACTAATGACATCTTGGTTTCAACAAAGGGAACAGGAAAAATAAAGAGGGAAGAAAAACATAGTAGAAAGCGTTGTACTCCGTCAGCTCGTAGTTCTTTGAAAGATGTGGATTCCAAGGAGGATGGGTACATATTATTTGAAGGGAAACGCACCATGCTGGGTTGGATGATTGATTCAACCATTGTGCCACTTAACGGAAAAGTTCAGTGCATGGACTGCAAGAAGACAGACATACTTCTAGAAGGAATTATCACAAAAGAGGGTATTCGATGCAACTGCTGTGATGAAGTGTTCTCTGTTCTCGATTTCGAGGTTCATGCTGGCGGGAATCGCAACCAGCCATTCAAAAGTCTGTATTTAGAGGGTGGGAATTCTCTCTTGCAGTGCCTCCATGAGTCTATGAATAAACAAAGTGAATCACAACTTAAAGGGTACCATTTTGTGGACTTTGGTTCGGGGGATCCAAATGATGACACATGTGGTATTTGTGGGGATGGGGGAGATCTTATCTGCTGTGATGGGTGCCCATCAACATTCCATCAGAGCTGCTTGGACATAAAA AAATTCCCTTCTGGTGCCTGGTATTGTTACAACTGCTCATGCAAATTTTGCGAGAAAGATGAGGCTGCTAAACATGAGACTTCAACTCTACCCTCCTTATCGAGTTGCCGCCTATGTGAAGAGAAAT ATCACCAAGCATGCATCAACCAAGATGGCACGGTGCCTGGTGAAAGGAGTACTGATTCATTTTGTGGAAAGTATTGTCAAGAG tTATTCGAGGAACTTCAGTTATTCATTGGAGTAAAACACCCACTGCCTGAGGGATTTTCATGGTCATTCCTTCGCCGCTTTGAGCTCCCTAGTGAGGTTGCCGATTGTGACATATCTGAGAAGATTGCATATAATGCCAAAATGGCTGTTGCATTTTCTGTTATGGATGAGTGCTTTTCACCTTTGGTTGATCACAGGAGTGGAGTCAACCTGCTTCAAAacattgtttataattttgg GTCGAACTTCCATCGGCTAGATTTCAGCAGTTTTCTCACTGCTGTTTTGGAGAGGGGTGATGAAATCATTGCTGTGGCGTCTATTAG GATACACGGCAATCAACTGGCAGAAATGCCGTTTATCGGAACCCGCTATATGTACAGGCGTCAAGGGATGTGTCGTCGACTAATGGATGGCATTGAATCT GCGCTTGGTTCTCTCAAAGTAGACAAGTTAGTCATACCAGCAGTGCCAGAACTGATTGATACATGGACTTCAGGCTTTGGCTTCGCACCTGTCAATGATtctgagaaaaaaacaattaagaatcTGAACTTGTTGGTGTTCCCTGGCGTAGACATGTTGGGGAAATCAttggtgaaggagaagatcACTGACTCAGTTGTTTCATCTCCCAATG GTTTAGTGCTGTTGGCACCTGAGATGACTTTGCCTGTAGATGTCGAGGAAAATAAACCTGAGGAGTCTAAAGACAGTGCACACGAGCGAAATTGTGCAACTGCTGGTGTTGAATCCCCTTCTAACCCAGTTGATAGCTGCTTGAAGTTAACTTATGTAGAAGAGGGGGATAATGACAGAGAATCCAATCTCAAGTTACTTGACGGGTCCgtggaagagaaagaagacacTAAGAAATTGACAGATATAGACATCAATTCTCTTCctgatgaagttgatgattCCCATGCGGATCAAAGTGATACAAAAGAGCAGGAAATTGATGATAAAGAAGATAAGACACCGTTATCTGATGATGGCTGTGAAGGTAAAGCTGAGGGTACCAAGGAGTCAAATCAACAACCGGATAGTAACAAAGTAGATAACTCTCAGCCACTTGGTAATGGTGGTACAGGGGAAGAGCTTGGCAACAGAACCTTAGCGCTAAAGAGAGAAGTGACTCCCACATTGCGAGCATCGCCCCGACTGATTCAAAGATCGTGGAGAACATCACGGGTGAACCAGAAGTTCACAGGTACTACTAACGCCGTACTGCTTGACTCTCCACACCGGTGTGTCTGA
- a CDS encoding Acyl-CoA N-acyltransferase with RING/FYVE/PHD-type zinc finger protein, translated as MSSQSDDNGLISNCKLRTSLGKKKELVGDDNVEKLVGGSCFNKEKAEVKLEHGEYAEDKEILGLDFRSQVKVEIKDDECGIVELHDEELQVKRKRGRPRKVQISSQSDESRPNTNCKLARTPELSSQSSVDRISLSRLRGRPPKTKETSVSLYIEKGPESNGRRMVRKRGRPPTPQKKRKSGMTDESDWKAKKRLKLCESPLESRHNNPLIDDERMIGEQRSKQTEAGGHSRSKSKKMLSDRILQLLLTAGWTVEYRPRNGRAYQDAVYLNPEGKTHWSVTKAYQVYKKQLESNPNDQKNSTTGSGFGLLPEEDLHLLERTIQKKRSDTGKQRSKLKDRDTNDILVSTKGTGKIKREEKHSRKRCTPSARSSLKDVDSKEDGYILFEGKRTMLGWMIDSTIVPLNGKVQCMDCKKTDILLEGIITKEGIRCNCCDEVFSVLDFEVHAGGNRNQPFKSLYLEGGNSLLQCLHESMNKQSESQLKGYHFVDFGSGDPNDDTCGICGDGGDLICCDGCPSTFHQSCLDIKKFPSGAWYCYNCSCKFCEKDEAAKHETSTLPSLSSCRLCEEKCSKHYPHTLADHQACINQDGTVPGERSTDSFCGKYCQELFEELQLFIGVKHPLPEGFSWSFLRRFELPSEVADCDISEKIAYNAKMAVAFSVMDECFSPLVDHRSGVNLLQNIVYNFGSNFHRLDFSSFLTAVLERGDEIIAVASIRIHGNQLAEMPFIGTRYMYRRQGMCRRLMDGIESALGSLKVDKLVIPAVPELIDTWTSGFGFAPVNDSEKKTIKNLNLLVFPGVDMLGKSLVKEKITDSVVSSPNGLVLLAPEMTLPVDVEENKPEESKDSAHERNCATAGVESPSNPVDSCLKLTYVEEGDNDRESNLKLLDGSVEEKEDTKKLTDIDINSLPDEVDDSHADQSDTKEQEIDDKEDKTPLSDDGCEGKAEGTKESNQQPDSNKVDNSQPLGNGGTGEELGNRTLALKREVTPTLRASPRLIQRSWRTSRVNQKFTGTTNAVLLDSPHRCV; from the exons ATGAGCAGTCAATCTGATGATAATGGGTTAATCTCAAATTGTAAACTTCGGACATCTTTaggtaagaagaaagaactgGTAGGCGATGATAATGTTGAGAAACTTGTTGGTGGAAGCTGCTTTAACAAGGAGAAAGCAGAAGTAAAACTTGAGCATGGGGAATATGCTGAAGATAAAGAGATTCTTGGACTTGATTTTAGGAGTCAGGTTAAGGTTGAAATCAAGGATGATGAATGTGGGATTGTTGAGCTACATGATGAAGAGTTGCAAGTTAAACGTAAACGGGGAAGGCCTAGAAAGGTGCAGATCAGCAGTCAATCTGATGAGAGTCGCCCTAACACAAACTGTAAACTTGCGAGAACTCCAGAACTAAGTAGCCAGTCGAGTGTTGACAGAATTAGTTTGAGTCGTCTGCGTGGTAGACCCCCAAAGACCAAGGAGACCTCGGTTAGCCTTTACATTGAAAAAGGACCTGAGTCTAATGGAAGGAGGATGGTACGTAAGCGTGGAAGACCTCCAACACCACAGAAAAAGAGGAAATCGGGGATGACAGATGAATCAGATTggaaagcaaagaagagacTGAAACTTTGTGAGAGTCCGTTAGAGTCACGGCACAACAATCCTTTAATTGATGACGAAAGGATGATTGGCGAACAACGGAGTAAGCAAACTGAAGCTGGAGGACATTCGAGATCAAAGTCTAAGAAAATGCTGAGTGACAGAATACTGCAGTTACTTCTAACTGCTGGTTGGACTGTTGAATATAGGCCTCGAAATGGGAGAGCTTATCAAGATGCTGTGTATCTTAATCCAGAGGGAAAGACTCACTGGTCAGTGACTAAGGCTTATcaagtttataaaaaacaattggaAAGCAACCCGAATGATCAAAAGAACTCTACCACTGGTTCTGGTTTTGGCTTGCTACCAGAAGAAGACCTTCATCTATTAGAGAGAACAATTCAGAAAAAAAGGAGCGATACAGGTAAGCAAAGGTCAAAATTGAAGGACAGAGATACTAATGACATCTTGGTTTCAACAAAGGGAACAGGAAAAATAAAGAGGGAAGAAAAACATAGTAGAAAGCGTTGTACTCCGTCAGCTCGTAGTTCTTTGAAAGATGTGGATTCCAAGGAGGATGGGTACATATTATTTGAAGGGAAACGCACCATGCTGGGTTGGATGATTGATTCAACCATTGTGCCACTTAACGGAAAAGTTCAGTGCATGGACTGCAAGAAGACAGACATACTTCTAGAAGGAATTATCACAAAAGAGGGTATTCGATGCAACTGCTGTGATGAAGTGTTCTCTGTTCTCGATTTCGAGGTTCATGCTGGCGGGAATCGCAACCAGCCATTCAAAAGTCTGTATTTAGAGGGTGGGAATTCTCTCTTGCAGTGCCTCCATGAGTCTATGAATAAACAAAGTGAATCACAACTTAAAGGGTACCATTTTGTGGACTTTGGTTCGGGGGATCCAAATGATGACACATGTGGTATTTGTGGGGATGGGGGAGATCTTATCTGCTGTGATGGGTGCCCATCAACATTCCATCAGAGCTGCTTGGACATAAAA AAATTCCCTTCTGGTGCCTGGTATTGTTACAACTGCTCATGCAAATTTTGCGAGAAAGATGAGGCTGCTAAACATGAGACTTCAACTCTACCCTCCTTATCGAGTTGCCGCCTATGTGAAGAGAAAT GCTCTAAGCATTACCCTCACACTCTTGCAGATCACCAAGCATGCATCAACCAAGATGGCACGGTGCCTGGTGAAAGGAGTACTGATTCATTTTGTGGAAAGTATTGTCAAGAG tTATTCGAGGAACTTCAGTTATTCATTGGAGTAAAACACCCACTGCCTGAGGGATTTTCATGGTCATTCCTTCGCCGCTTTGAGCTCCCTAGTGAGGTTGCCGATTGTGACATATCTGAGAAGATTGCATATAATGCCAAAATGGCTGTTGCATTTTCTGTTATGGATGAGTGCTTTTCACCTTTGGTTGATCACAGGAGTGGAGTCAACCTGCTTCAAAacattgtttataattttgg GTCGAACTTCCATCGGCTAGATTTCAGCAGTTTTCTCACTGCTGTTTTGGAGAGGGGTGATGAAATCATTGCTGTGGCGTCTATTAG GATACACGGCAATCAACTGGCAGAAATGCCGTTTATCGGAACCCGCTATATGTACAGGCGTCAAGGGATGTGTCGTCGACTAATGGATGGCATTGAATCT GCGCTTGGTTCTCTCAAAGTAGACAAGTTAGTCATACCAGCAGTGCCAGAACTGATTGATACATGGACTTCAGGCTTTGGCTTCGCACCTGTCAATGATtctgagaaaaaaacaattaagaatcTGAACTTGTTGGTGTTCCCTGGCGTAGACATGTTGGGGAAATCAttggtgaaggagaagatcACTGACTCAGTTGTTTCATCTCCCAATG GTTTAGTGCTGTTGGCACCTGAGATGACTTTGCCTGTAGATGTCGAGGAAAATAAACCTGAGGAGTCTAAAGACAGTGCACACGAGCGAAATTGTGCAACTGCTGGTGTTGAATCCCCTTCTAACCCAGTTGATAGCTGCTTGAAGTTAACTTATGTAGAAGAGGGGGATAATGACAGAGAATCCAATCTCAAGTTACTTGACGGGTCCgtggaagagaaagaagacacTAAGAAATTGACAGATATAGACATCAATTCTCTTCctgatgaagttgatgattCCCATGCGGATCAAAGTGATACAAAAGAGCAGGAAATTGATGATAAAGAAGATAAGACACCGTTATCTGATGATGGCTGTGAAGGTAAAGCTGAGGGTACCAAGGAGTCAAATCAACAACCGGATAGTAACAAAGTAGATAACTCTCAGCCACTTGGTAATGGTGGTACAGGGGAAGAGCTTGGCAACAGAACCTTAGCGCTAAAGAGAGAAGTGACTCCCACATTGCGAGCATCGCCCCGACTGATTCAAAGATCGTGGAGAACATCACGGGTGAACCAGAAGTTCACAGGTACTACTAACGCCGTACTGCTTGACTCTCCACACCGGTGTGTCTGA
- a CDS encoding Acyl-CoA N-acyltransferase with RING/FYVE/PHD-type zinc finger protein — protein MLETNEQKGFDLNVCASIEDFSESDIKAEGETDSLVDGNVENVIEIKDKKKVIEREILITRRVLRSGSVARDLVNSDKHCKAVKRKGNVVSGGSSVDEVKEEVKQECVKSLVPEEIRGDDFRSEVKVESKDDRSDDGKEEKVQRKRGRPRKFGMSSQSDDNGLISNCKLRTSLGKKKELVGDDNVEKLVGGSCFNKEKAEVKLEHGEYAEDKEILGLDFRSQVKVEIKDDECGIVELHDEELQVKRKRGRPRKVQISSQSDESRPNTNCKLARTPELSSQSSVDRISLSRLRGRPPKTKETSVSLYIEKGPESNGRRMVRKRGRPPTPQKKRKSGMTDESDWKAKKRLKLCESPLESRHNNPLIDDERMIGEQRSKQTEAGGHSRSKSKKMLSDRILQLLLTAGWTVEYRPRNGRAYQDAVYLNPEGKTHWSVTKAYQVYKKQLESNPNDQKNSTTGSGFGLLPEEDLHLLERTIQKKRSDTGKQRSKLKDRDTNDILVSTKGTGKIKREEKHSRKRCTPSARSSLKDVDSKEDGYILFEGKRTMLGWMIDSTIVPLNGKVQCMDCKKTDILLEGIITKEGIRCNCCDEVFSVLDFEVHAGGNRNQPFKSLYLEGGNSLLQCLHESMNKQSESQLKGYHFVDFGSGDPNDDTCGICGDGGDLICCDGCPSTFHQSCLDIKKFPSGAWYCYNCSCKFCEKDEAAKHETSTLPSLSSCRLCEEKYHQACINQDGTVPGERSTDSFCGKYCQELFEELQLFIGVKHPLPEGFSWSFLRRFELPSEVADCDISEKIAYNAKMAVAFSVMDECFSPLVDHRSGVNLLQNIVYNFGSNFHRLDFSSFLTAVLERGDEIIAVASIRIHGNQLAEMPFIGTRYMYRRQGMCRRLMDGIESVGPPPLLVIS, from the exons atgtTAGAAACTAACGAGCAAAAGGGTTTTGATTTAAACGTGTGTGCTTCAATTGAAGATTTCAGTGAGTCTGACATTAAGGCTGAGGGTGAAACTGATAGTTTGGTTGATGGTAATGTGGAGAATGTGATTGAGATTAAggataagaaaaaagtgattGAGCGTGAGATTCTCATTACGCGTAGGGTTCTTCGCTCAGGCTCTGTGGCAAGGGATTTAGTAAACAGTGATAAACATTGTAAGGCTGTGAAAAGGAAAGGAAATGTTGTTAGTGGTGGAAGTTCTGTTGATGAGGtgaaagaagaagtgaaacaGGAGTGTGTTAAGTCTTTGGTACCTGAGGAGATTCGTGGAGATGATTTTCGAAGTGAAGTGAAAGTGGAATCTAAGGATGATAGATCAGATgatggaaaagaagagaaagttcAACGTAAAAGAGGAAGGCCTCGAAAGTTTGGGATGAGCAGTCAATCTGATGATAATGGGTTAATCTCAAATTGTAAACTTCGGACATCTTTaggtaagaagaaagaactgGTAGGCGATGATAATGTTGAGAAACTTGTTGGTGGAAGCTGCTTTAACAAGGAGAAAGCAGAAGTAAAACTTGAGCATGGGGAATATGCTGAAGATAAAGAGATTCTTGGACTTGATTTTAGGAGTCAGGTTAAGGTTGAAATCAAGGATGATGAATGTGGGATTGTTGAGCTACATGATGAAGAGTTGCAAGTTAAACGTAAACGGGGAAGGCCTAGAAAGGTGCAGATCAGCAGTCAATCTGATGAGAGTCGCCCTAACACAAACTGTAAACTTGCGAGAACTCCAGAACTAAGTAGCCAGTCGAGTGTTGACAGAATTAGTTTGAGTCGTCTGCGTGGTAGACCCCCAAAGACCAAGGAGACCTCGGTTAGCCTTTACATTGAAAAAGGACCTGAGTCTAATGGAAGGAGGATGGTACGTAAGCGTGGAAGACCTCCAACACCACAGAAAAAGAGGAAATCGGGGATGACAGATGAATCAGATTggaaagcaaagaagagacTGAAACTTTGTGAGAGTCCGTTAGAGTCACGGCACAACAATCCTTTAATTGATGACGAAAGGATGATTGGCGAACAACGGAGTAAGCAAACTGAAGCTGGAGGACATTCGAGATCAAAGTCTAAGAAAATGCTGAGTGACAGAATACTGCAGTTACTTCTAACTGCTGGTTGGACTGTTGAATATAGGCCTCGAAATGGGAGAGCTTATCAAGATGCTGTGTATCTTAATCCAGAGGGAAAGACTCACTGGTCAGTGACTAAGGCTTATcaagtttataaaaaacaattggaAAGCAACCCGAATGATCAAAAGAACTCTACCACTGGTTCTGGTTTTGGCTTGCTACCAGAAGAAGACCTTCATCTATTAGAGAGAACAATTCAGAAAAAAAGGAGCGATACAGGTAAGCAAAGGTCAAAATTGAAGGACAGAGATACTAATGACATCTTGGTTTCAACAAAGGGAACAGGAAAAATAAAGAGGGAAGAAAAACATAGTAGAAAGCGTTGTACTCCGTCAGCTCGTAGTTCTTTGAAAGATGTGGATTCCAAGGAGGATGGGTACATATTATTTGAAGGGAAACGCACCATGCTGGGTTGGATGATTGATTCAACCATTGTGCCACTTAACGGAAAAGTTCAGTGCATGGACTGCAAGAAGACAGACATACTTCTAGAAGGAATTATCACAAAAGAGGGTATTCGATGCAACTGCTGTGATGAAGTGTTCTCTGTTCTCGATTTCGAGGTTCATGCTGGCGGGAATCGCAACCAGCCATTCAAAAGTCTGTATTTAGAGGGTGGGAATTCTCTCTTGCAGTGCCTCCATGAGTCTATGAATAAACAAAGTGAATCACAACTTAAAGGGTACCATTTTGTGGACTTTGGTTCGGGGGATCCAAATGATGACACATGTGGTATTTGTGGGGATGGGGGAGATCTTATCTGCTGTGATGGGTGCCCATCAACATTCCATCAGAGCTGCTTGGACATAAAA AAATTCCCTTCTGGTGCCTGGTATTGTTACAACTGCTCATGCAAATTTTGCGAGAAAGATGAGGCTGCTAAACATGAGACTTCAACTCTACCCTCCTTATCGAGTTGCCGCCTATGTGAAGAGAAAT ATCACCAAGCATGCATCAACCAAGATGGCACGGTGCCTGGTGAAAGGAGTACTGATTCATTTTGTGGAAAGTATTGTCAAGAG tTATTCGAGGAACTTCAGTTATTCATTGGAGTAAAACACCCACTGCCTGAGGGATTTTCATGGTCATTCCTTCGCCGCTTTGAGCTCCCTAGTGAGGTTGCCGATTGTGACATATCTGAGAAGATTGCATATAATGCCAAAATGGCTGTTGCATTTTCTGTTATGGATGAGTGCTTTTCACCTTTGGTTGATCACAGGAGTGGAGTCAACCTGCTTCAAAacattgtttataattttgg GTCGAACTTCCATCGGCTAGATTTCAGCAGTTTTCTCACTGCTGTTTTGGAGAGGGGTGATGAAATCATTGCTGTGGCGTCTATTAG GATACACGGCAATCAACTGGCAGAAATGCCGTTTATCGGAACCCGCTATATGTACAGGCGTCAAGGGATGTGTCGTCGACTAATGGATGGCATTGAATCTGTAGGCCCTCCTCCACTTCTTGTCATATCCTAA